ACTAGGGGGTCCTGCTCACCTTGTACCTGAGCTCCAGGCAGCTCAGCACGTCCGGGGCATTGGGGGCAAAGGCCTCAGGCAGGAACTTGAGGGCAAAGGAGAGGTTGGCGGCGTGCGGGGTGTGGCCGTGCAGGCTGTACTGCAGGGCCTTGCTCAGCACCGCGTTGAGCGCCAGTGGGCTGAGGAGCTCCCCGGGCGTCTGCCCCGCCCCGAGCTGCCGAGACAGAGGGCATCGACGTCCTGAGGTGTCTGGACCCCGCCTGCAGCCCCGGCGCCTGCTGGCTCCCCACCTGGCTACCTTCTCAAAGAGCAGGTCGCTGAGGGATTGGGCAAACTCCCCGTCCTCCATCAGAAGGAAGTGCCGCAGCGCCTCGAAGTGCGCCCCCAGGCGCAGCTCCCCGAAGAAGTAGTCAGCGGCCGCTCTGTTGACCAGGGAGACGCTGGCGGGCAGGGGGCCCGGAGTCAGGGCCCGCCAGGCAGCCCGGGcctggcaggggcgggggcgggcgggcgggcactCACTGGGCAGCCAGAGGGGCAGTGATGGAGTGCTTCATGAGCACAGGCAGGGGCAGCAGCTCGCTCAGCTGCACTGCGGTCTCATCCGTGTCCGACTGGACCCTGGCTTCCTCGGGGAGGGTAAAGGCTCTCGGAAGCCCGTGATGCAGGAGGCGGGCGACGGGAGGCTCTGCTGCAGGGGTGACACAGACCGCTGTCACATGCCAGGGATAGGCCTGCCAGGCTCCCACCCGCCATGGCCAGCCCACTCACACATGGCCTCAAAGCTGTCCGGGTACCGCTCCAGGCAGTACTGCCCCGCCAGGCCTGCCAAGTAGGCCTGCTCCTGGCCCCAGCGCTGGGCTGCCTCCTCGCCAAGGTCTGGGCTGCTCTGGGCGGCCATGCCTTCCTAAAATGACCCAGCCTCAAGGAATCAGCCCCTTCCCCTCATGTGAAGGGGAAGGGGATCTCACCGCCCCCTAAGTGTTGTGGGTCTCAGGACAGAGCCCCCACTGCCCACAAAAGGCTGGGGTAGGGGGAACCAGCAGAACATGCTCCCCCAAGCTCTGACCACGTCTGCCCTGACCTGTGAGCCTGGAGGGCAACTTGGAGAGAGGTCTTCAGtgtccccactcctccctgggcctgagtGGAGcaagcagggcaggaggggacaTCAGGGCCAAGAGCCCTGGGGCTCCAGGGCAGCAGActtctcacccccctcccccctcacgGCCCCAGACACCCTCAGTAGCTGAACAGCTCTGGGGACCCCACAGACCTGGTTCCTCAGGCGTGCCACCTCCCAGGGCAGTGGGCGCAGCCCCCTCAGACAGCGAGGACTGGAGGCCACTCTCCTCCAGGCCAGAGCTGGAGCCGGCCATGTGCACGCAGGACCTGCCTGAGGCTGTTTCTGTGGGCGGCTGGGGCTCACGTTCCTGGGCAGGGCTCTGGGCCCCCAAGTTAAGATCTGACTGGGACCTATGATCAGGGGGCGTCCAGTGGGGCCTGGGCACATTGGACTCAGCTTCCCCTGGGAGCATCCCTAGTGTTACATGGGACTGAGACACGTGTCCGTGGACATTCCAACGTGGCCGGGAGGGGGCCACGTCCCACACATTCTCCCCGACCCTGATGCTGGCATCAGACACATGTCCGTGGACATTCCAACGTGGCCGGGAAGGGGCCACGTCCCATACGTTCTCCCCCACCCTGATGCTGGCATCAGACACGTGTCTGTGGACATTCCACTGTGGCCGGGAGGGAGTCATTCCAGAAGCGTAACCCCCTGTGGGAACACCACCCTCTGACACCTGCCCAAGGAGCTGCCCTGTGGCCTGGCTGCTCCCCTCCTGGGGGGAGGTGTGCCTGGGGACCTGCCCATCCGGGACACACATGTCCAGCTGCATGTGAGTGTCCTCCCACAGCTGCTGCCCCTCACTGCCCAAGCCACCTCCTACTGTCTGGAGGGACCCTGGGGAAGCTGCGGCGGCCATAGCCGGCCTCAGGATGGTTCTGAAATCGTACTCCTGTGGCCCAGAGGGCGCTAAGCCCACCGGTGCAGACGGAGCCACCAGAGGCAGGTCTGAGCCAATGGTCTGCAGTGCGTCCTCCAGGACGGGGGCTGAGCAGGGGAACGCAGGCTGCTCAGCCCCCGGGGCCATGGGCAGGAAGTCCTGGATGCTGAGGCCCACAGAGAATGGccctggcccctctgcctgccccaacGGCGGGCCCGCTCCAGGCTGTGAGCCGCAGGCCCCCGCTGCTGGAGACTGGAGGGGCTTCGGTGTCAGCACACTCTGGCTATTGGAGCAATCCCAGACAGCCACATGCTGCTCTGCACGCCCAGAATCACTGCTGCTGCCtctggctgggtgctgggggccCAGGAAGGAGGCCTGAAACACAAGTGCACATTAACCCCTCCAGTCATCTGACTCTAACCCCCAGTTCAGTTCTGCAACTGGCACCAAAACCCATGGCAGGATGGACACAGGCCAGGCTGGCACCCACCATGCTCCCAGGGCAGTGCTGGCCTGGGGCACCCAGCTGagatcccctccctgcccccagctgcgcACCCTGgatcctgccccaggacctcacCTGGGAGTGGGCACCTGAGAGGGCAGCCAGCAGCTCCAAGGGCTTCTCCTCAGACATGTCTTTCAGCATCTCCTGAGGTTCAACCAGCAGGATGTGAGGCAGCAGCTGAGCGGAGAGCAGTCACAGCCCCCTCCCACAACTGCCAGCCTAGGACAGGTAAGGCTGTGTGGCGCTGTGCTCGCGGGGCAGCCCCGTCCGCGCTGTCCGAGGGCAGCACAGCCTCTTCCAGTCACCTCACCTCCGAGCCACCGATGGGAGCATTACCCACCCTCCTAGGCGGGAACACAAGTAGCTCTGCATGCTGCTTCAGGAGGCCATGAGACCCCGAGAGGCCATGGAAGAACCCCCATCTAAAACCACAAGATACCTGAATCTGTTTCTGATCGTCCAAGAGAAAGCGAAGCCGAGCGCTGGCCAGTCTTCGCCTCTGGACCTTCCACAGTGCCCTCTGCTCCCGGCGAGCGGCCTCCGCAGACAGCTGGCTGTAATGGTCCACCAGCGCCTGCCTGCAGCCACAGAGGACTGGTCACCATGGTCAGCGCACTGTCCCACCAGTGCCCGTGGGCTGGATGGCTCTCCGTGGCACAGGCCCCTAATGGGCAGTTTGACGGCGGGCAGCTGGCCCCCTGGGCCCCCACCACACCTGCAGGGGCCTTGCTGGGCAGGCCCCCATGGTGGAGCAGGCATCGGCTGAGTGAACACCCAGATGTGCTCCCACACAGCCGAAAGTGAAGGGactggcagggccagggctgcctgggccTCGGGGGTAAGGCCTCGTTCCCTGAGCTGCATGAGAGGCATCTTTCCATTCTGCTGGTGCAAAGCCCACAGAACCGAAGATCAACATGAAAAGGTAGACAGCGCACATCAACATTTCATCAGCTTAATTCAGAGCTGGTCTGGTGAGTTACATCCAGTGATTCTGACCTTCTCACCAGCAGGAAACTTGTTTCAAACCTGGACTGGCTGTTTTTAATTCAGCTGCCACAGGCCAGGGGCACAGCCTTGACACCTAGTTTTCTGCACGTGTAAACAGGCCAGTAACAtcccccacatgcacacacacacacacacacacgtgcacactccCAACAGCATGGATGCACACGCACAGGCACACAGGGCCTCTTCACTCGCTGAGCCCATCACAGCTCCACAAAGTCCCATGGGTCAGAACAACTGGGACCCCGAGATGATAAGCAGGAAGTgacagcccctcccaccagggtCCCCCTGGAGACACCAGCTCTGCCACCTCTTTGGGGCAGGACAAGCTGAAGACACAGCAGGAGAGACTCCAGGTCACTGTGCTGGGTGAATTCCCGTCTCTCAGGCTAACAGGTTCAGGAATAAACAAACAACTTAAAAGAGAccaagagacagagaggggacaggagcagAGCGTGCAGACCAAGCCCAGATCCCAGGCCACACAAACTGGCTGCAAGGAGACACCCTGACACAGCCGAGGACGCTTGGATGTGGCAAGTCTGCTGGTTCTGAGCTGAGACCTCCTCCCACTGGAACGTACACGTGAAAGGTTTCAAGATAAAAGTCAACGACCGTCACAAAGCTCAAACAGCTGTGATGCCCACGGCACCCGCCGCTCACCTCGCCTTCCTCTCCAGCTGCTCCTCCAGGGCTTTCAGCCTCTTCTCCCGGTCCCGGAGCTCGCGAGCGTAGCTGAAGTCATCATCCAGCTCCTCTTGCCTGGCCACCCGGCGTCGCTGCACAACACCCCCACCGGCAGCCTGGCTGCTGAAGCCGACTCCCCGGCCTGCTCCCCGGCCTCCCCCAGGCCaaccccacccacctcctggtCCTTCTCGAACTGCTCCTTCAGCCTCTGAAACTGCTCTCGCTTCCGGGCATCCAAGGCCATCCGCACAGACATCTGCCGATCTGCAGTGACAGTGGGGTTGCTGCTGTGAGAGGCCCAGCAGGCAGCCCCCAGACACGGGGCCGGGGGTTGGGGGAACACAAGCCACACGCACCACTGAGCTCACTCAGGACCCTGGACGCCGCTTCCCGGGCATGGATGATTAATTCTTGTTTTGCAATTTCCATTCGTAATTCCTGAAAAAGACCACCAGTGATCAATGCATTTAAtcctctgtccccttccctggAATGACCTGGGAAATGGGGCTGCTCAGACCCCGGGTAGGCTCTCCAGGGACAGTGCCCAGGCTCTGGGGGCGAGGCACCTGTCCTGCACAGTGACAAGGTtggctcccagggcagcagaCACTCTCACAGAGCGACCTGGAGCCACGACCCCAGGCCTGTGTGTGCCCACCCTAGAGGGGATGGGCTTCCCTGCAGGGATGGAGGGTCAGGCCCAGGCTGCCCAAACAGGCCagcccctctccacctccagcccccgcctctccacccctcccactcccttctgTGGGGTCTGCTGCCCTCCTGGTGCCAGGCCAGGAAGGACCCTCATCAACCCCTCTCCAGTACACAGGATGCTCAGAGCTCAGGCTCTGGTACACCTGCCCCTTCCGAGCAGGAGAGGAGCTCAGAGGCCACTGAGTGCAGGAACCTCAGGTCCTGCTGCCCTGGGGCCACTGCTCAGGCAGGACCTGGCTGTCCGCCATCCAGCCAGCCCCataggagagaagggagggaagggcaagGAAAGGCCCCAGAGCCCGAGGTGCCCCCACACCTTCTCCTCCTTGCTGATGGAGCTGTGGCGTGCCACCCTCTCCATCCGTCCCACGTAGATGGCACAGTCCTTCTCTATGTCCTTCAGCTCCTCCAGGGAGAAAATCACCGAGATGCGAGGGACAGGAACATCAGAGCAGCAGAGGTAATGCTGCCGAACAGGAGAACCTGCAGTTAGCCCAGAGAAACTTGGACCCAcatcctgctctgcctccctgttTCTGGTGACCTGTGTGTACACCGGCTTTCTTAGAAAGTGCATTCCTCACTGCCATCCTCCACAGCTCTGAGGACACCACAGACAGGCTGTGCAAGGTCTCTGCCCAGGCCAAGGCTGCCCTGTGGCAGAGGTCACATCTGCCTCCAAGTGACTCTTCAGAACGTGGGACACGCCCACACCCACTCACTGAGGCCCACCCAGATTGGACAGGCCCACCACCGGCCTTTCCCCATAGCTGAGCCCCACTATgtagccccgccccgccctggaGCCCCACTTCCCGACAGCCAACCTCCCAGAGGCTCCTGAGAGCCCACCAGCATcaggcccctccctgcacctgctgctcccaCCTGGCCCTGAGCCTGTCCTGGCTGCTCCAGTCTGTTCTCAGCCCCACACTCGGCCAGCTGCTGCCCCAGATCTGGCCTGTACCTGGCTATTCCGCTGCCTAGAACCCGTGTCCACATGGGCCCACCTCCTTCTGCTGGGGCATCAGACAGCACCTCCTCAAAGGGCCAGCCTGTCCACACCCCATCACAGTCACCTGGCCTTCCTCCACCAGATCTCGGCCGCATGGACACCAGTGCAGGCCTCTGTTCCAGAGCACAGCCAAACCCTGTGACCCCTTCACACGTGCCCCCCAGACCAGGGGGACATGATTCCCTAAACAGCCACATCCATCTTCCCGCTGACACAGCCCACCCCTGTCGCACTGGGGCGTCTccagggtggaggaggtggggagaagccCACTGCCCCCTTGGTCTCtgaaatgctttcagcttctcTTCTGGTCTTGGAAAGAGCACTCAGAAACTAAACAGAACTACTAGTGAAACtccaggggaaactgaggtcacCACAACCTGGTCCAGCCCAGCTGACCCAGAGCTAAGGACACCCGGCCAGGccgcagggggtggggggagggcacaggcagagggacaagaggggcggggggggggatgAGACGGCACACTGGGTGGTGCAGGGCAGCGCCCCCTCACCCGGGGGCAGCAGAGCTTCAGCAGGTTGATGGTCTTTCCGCAGACATACACGTCATGAGCAACGTGTTTCAAGAACACGGGCACGCAGTCCTCCACCTCTTTGGAAATGAGCACGTAGCCATGGGTCCAGTAAAACTTGTCTACACGTGGGACCGGAAACATAAGATCTGTGTCCAGCGACAGCCCTGACCCACCCAAAGGCGTGGAGGCCCAGCCTGAACGCCGGCCACCACCTACCTCTGAAGCCCAAGTACTCCTGGTTCACCTGGATCATGAACTCGCCATAAATGTCTCTGAAGACCCCACTGTACACCCAGTCGTGAATGAACCTGCGGGGTGGGCGGGCCAGCAGTGAGGTGCTTGGTAGGCAACCCGGGTAGGAGCGTAGGAGCGGCAGCCACGAGGACAGAGCTcagccccgcccctcgcccctgccccaccccaggccccaccgCGTGTAGGGCTCGCAGCTGGTCTTCAGTAGAGACAGCAGCACCGGGTAGTGTTCGTTGCTGCAGTTGTCCAGGGCCTCCTGGTAGAGGTAGGAGAGCAGCTTCACCCCCTGGAGACAGCAAGGAGAGGGGATAAGCACACACAACACTGCAGGATCCAGCCCCCCACCTGTCCTCCAAGCTCAGCCACTGCCCCGCCCCCCAACAGGGGCTGCCTACTCAGGAATCCCTAACTCGAACTCACGGTGGGGAAGGCAGCCgcagccctgggctcccctccACCAGCGCCCGGGAGTGCAGTGCCAGTGCCGACACCACAGAGCTCAGCCAGGTACCTAGACACAAAGGCCAGTGAGATCAGGCGAGCAGGACGTGTCCCAGGTCCTCCTCTGCCTGTCTACGTGGTCCAGCTTTAAAACCACCTGCACCTCAAGGACTTCAGACTGGAGCCTCCTGACAGACTCCTCCCAGGGCACCCGCGCATCGCCACCGCCTTCCCAAGTTTGGCCAAGACTCTGCGTCCCAGAGTCCACAGCCCTGCCCCAACCCTACAGCTCTGCCCTGAGACCTCTCCAGCACTCACCACCTCGCCCAGGTCGccacctcctctgtcctggaTGGCCCCTCGCCCCCTGCACCCCGCTGCGGCACAGCCCCAGACAGCACCCTCCAGAccctcccaggctcccacctccctcactGCACCTGTCTCCAGCCCTGGGGCCTCCACACTCCAGCCTGCCTACAAGAACTCCTCTTGA
This sequence is a window from Camelus ferus isolate YT-003-E chromosome 12, BCGSAC_Cfer_1.0, whole genome shotgun sequence. Protein-coding genes within it:
- the TUBGCP6 gene encoding gamma-tubulin complex component 6 isoform X2, yielding MGSVPQLLDDLCEALLPAAKVHLGQRRGSRKRAKQSLKRVAYNALFTSLFQDETRRLQPDFSRLPVKNKILMLSFDLRVGGLGAEADRLEELVEGLEAAPGRPLAEMGSVLDLLVQLSGSGPPRAPRRGRDYFLPRGPVGRRVPYGGYDCGDLRAFEADVGALISGEESLCQDLIRRTLQVMEAAPGTGLPFSYGDPSGDRFERDTRFSLFGALVHSRTNDMDVRLDLPPVPDSADLAGLAIKVPPSVDPSEDEGFQSASNLTPDSQSEPSMTPDIDLWDAVLTYEASKRRCWEQVGCTPGHREEPYLTEAGRDAFDRSCRLRHGELQVVGGGLLQAPQPILVRECELVKDALNVLIGVVSTTFSLCQPAQAFTVKQGVHVSGASPESMSSLLSEVAECGTHYARLSHFSLQPVLDSSCSRGLVFQAFTSGLRRYLQYYRACVLSTPPTLSLLTIGFLFKKLGRQLRYLAELCGVGTGTALPGAGGGEPRAAAAFPTGVKLLSYLYQEALDNCSNEHYPVLLSLLKTSCEPYTRFIHDWVYSGVFRDIYGEFMIQVNQEYLGFRDKFYWTHGYVLISKEVEDCVPVFLKHVAHDVYVCGKTINLLKLCCPRHYLCCSDVPVPRISVIFSLEELKDIEKDCAIYVGRMERVARHSSISKEEKELRMEIAKQELIIHAREAASRVLSELSDRQMSVRMALDARKREQFQRLKEQFEKDQERRRVARQEELDDDFSYARELRDREKRLKALEEQLERKARQALVDHYSQLSAEAARREQRALWKVQRRRLASARLRFLLDDQKQIQEMLKDMSEEKPLELLAALSGAHSQASFLGPQHPARGSSSDSGRAEQHVAVWDCSNSQSVLTPKPLQSPAAGACGSQPGAGPPLGQAEGPGPFSVGLSIQDFLPMAPGAEQPAFPCSAPVLEDALQTIGSDLPLVAPSAPVGLAPSGPQEYDFRTILRPAMAAAASPGSLQTVGGGLGSEGQQLWEDTHMQLDMCVPDGQVPRHTSPQEGSSQATGQLLGQVSEGGVPTGGYASGMTPSRPQWNVHRHVSDASIRVGENVWDVAPSRPRWNVHGHVSDASIRVGENVWDVAPSRPRWNVHGHVSQSHVTLGMLPGEAESNVPRPHWTPPDHRSQSDLNLGAQSPAQEREPQPPTETASGRSCVHMAGSSSGLEESGLQSSLSEGAAPTALGGGTPEEPGPGRSGDTEDLSPSCPPGSQEGMAAQSSPDLGEEAAQRWGQEQAYLAGLAGQYCLERYPDSFEAMSEPPVARLLHHGLPRAFTLPEEARVQSDTDETAVQLSELLPLPVLMKHSITAPLAAHVSLVNRAAADYFFGELRLGAHFEALRHFLLMEDGEFAQSLSDLLFEKLGAGQTPGELLSPLALNAVLSKALQYSLHGHTPHAANLSFALKFLPEAFAPNAPDVLSCLELRYKVDWPLNIVVTESCLNRYSGIFSFLLQLKLMMWTLKDICCHLKRTARVSQAAGSVQFRQLQLFKHEMQHFVKVTQGYIANQILHVTWREFQARLALVGDLEEIQRAHAEYLHKAVFSIFSLVLKFRSQLISQPWGPASGPRGAEHPNFALMQQSYSTFKYYSRFLFKVVSKLVNRGYQPHLEDFLLRINFNNYYQDA
- the TUBGCP6 gene encoding gamma-tubulin complex component 6 isoform X1; the protein is MGSVPQLLDDLCEALLPAAKVHLGQRRGSRKRAKQSLKRVAYNALFTSLFQDETRRLQPDFSRLPVKNKILMLSFDLRVGGLGAEADRLEELVEGLEAAPGRPLAEMGSVLDLLVQLSGSGPPRAPRRGRDYFLPRGPVGRRVPYGGYDCGDLRAFEADVGALISGEESLCQDLIRRTLQVMEAAPGTGLPFSYGDPSGDRFERDTRFSLFGALVHSRTNDMDVRLDLPPVPDSADLAGLAIKVPPSVDPSEDEGFQSASNLTPDSQSEPSMTPDIDLWDAVLTYEASKRRCWEQVGCTPGHREEPYLTEAGRDAFDRSCRLRHGELQVVGGGLLQAPQPILVRECELVKDALNVLIGVVSTTFSLCQPAQAFTVKQGVHVSGASPESMSSLLSEVAECGTHYARLSHFSLQPVLDSSCSRGLVFQAFTSGLRRYLQYYRACVLSTPPTLSLLTIGFLFKKLGRQLRYLAELCGVGTGTALPGAGGGEPRAAAAFPTGVKLLSYLYQEALDNCSNEHYPVLLSLLKTSCEPYTRFIHDWVYSGVFRDIYGEFMIQVNQEYLGFRDKFYWTHGYVLISKEVEDCVPVFLKHVAHDVYVCGKTINLLKLCCPRHYLCCSDVPVPRISVIFSLEELKDIEKDCAIYVGRMERVARHSSISKEEKELRMEIAKQELIIHAREAASRVLSELSDRQMSVRMALDARKREQFQRLKEQFEKDQERRRVARQEELDDDFSYARELRDREKRLKALEEQLERKARQALVDHYSQLSAEAARREQRALWKVQRRRLASARLRFLLDDQKQIQEMLKDMSEEKPLELLAALSGAHSQASFLGPQHPARGSSSDSGRAEQHVAVWDCSNSQSVLTPKPLQSPAAGACGSQPGAGPPLGQAEGPGPFSVGLSIQDFLPMAPGAEQPAFPCSAPVLEDALQTIGSDLPLVAPSAPVGLAPSGPQEYDFRTILRPAMAAAASPGSLQTVGGGLGSEGQQLWEDTHMQLDMCVPDGQVPRHTSPQEGSSQATGQLLGQVSEGGVPTGGYASGMTPSRPQWNVHRHVSDASIRVGENVWDVAPSRPRWNVHGHVSDASIRVGENVWDVAPSRPRWNVHGHVSQSHVTLGMLPGEAESNVPRPHWTPPDHRSQSDLNLGAQSPAQEREPQPPTETASGRSCVHMAGSSSGLEESGLQSSLSEGAAPTALGGGTPEEPGPGRSGDTEDLSPSCPPGSQEGMAAQSSPDLGEEAAQRWGQEQAYLAGLAGQYCLERYPDSFEAMSEPPVARLLHHGLPRAFTLPEEARVQSDTDETAVQLSELLPLPVLMKHSITAPLAAHVSLVNRAAADYFFGELRLGAHFEALRHFLLMEDGEFAQSLSDLLFEKLGAGQTPGELLSPLALNAVLSKALQYSLHGHTPHAANLSFALKFLPEAFAPNAPDVLSCLELRYKVDWPLNIVVTESCLNRYSGIFSFLLQLKLMMWTLKDICCHLKRTARVSQAAGSVQFRQLQLFKHEMQHFVKVTQGYIANQILHVTWREFQARLALVGDLEEIQRAHAEYLHKAVFRGLLTEKAAPVMNVIHSIFSLVLKFRSQLISQPWGPASGPRGAEHPNFALMQQSYSTFKYYSRFLFKVVSKLVNRGYQPHLEDFLLRINFNNYYQDA